Below is a window of Gemmatimonadota bacterium DNA.
TGCTCCGGCGCCTTGCCGCGGGCGGCAATCCATCGGTGAATGAGCTCGCCGAGCGGCTGCACGCCCGCCAGAACACCGTTTCGGCGCTGCTCAAGCGGCTGGTGGCGGCCGGGCTGGTGATGCGGGCGCGCGCCGCCGACGATGGCCGCCGCGCGGTGCTCTCGCTCACGCCGGCCGGGCGTCGGTTGGTGCGCCGCGCCCCGCCGGCACCGCTCGAGCAGCTGCTCGGCGCGCTCGAGGGCATGTCGGCCACCGAGGTGCGCGCGCTCTCCCGTGGTCTTGCCCCGCTGGTCCAGCGCCTCGGCCTCGCGCCGGAGTCCGCGCCAGTCCTCTTCGAGGATCGCTGAGTGCCCACGCCGCAGCCGGTGACGGTCACCCTCGATGCGCCGGACGGACCATCGTCCACCGCGGCCGGCACGCTGCGGCACTTCACGGCGGGGCAGCGCGTCCTCCGCGCGGCGGCCACGCTCCTGGTCGGAATTGCGGTCGCGGCGCTGCTGATCCCGATACCGATCATCCACCTCGTCGGGATCCCGCTGGCGTTGGTACTCGCGGTGTTCTTCGCAGGGCGTCAGCTGCTGACCTCGGTCCGACTGGCCCCCTTGCGACTCCCCTGCCCGAAGTGCGGTGCGGAGAACCGTGTCGGCGGCGGGTTGGGGTACCGCACGGCAACCGCACCGATCGAGCACGCCTGCGACAGCTGCCGGCGGCAGTTGACGTTGCGCATCAACGCCGAGTAGTCCGTGACAGCGCTCGGCTCGACTGAACGGCGCGAGGATGGCCGGACCGCCCGCATCGCCGCCCTCGCGGTCGTGGTCGGGGTGACGGGTGGTTTGGTCGCCGCCCTCCTGATCTCGTTGATCCGGCTGATCACCCACCTCGCCTTTGAAGGCCGTGCGTCCCTCGCCCCCGCCGACCCGAGTCAGCATCACCTCGGCGCGGTCGTGATCCTCATTCCGATCATCGGTGCGGCCCTGGTCAGCGTCATGGCGCGTTGGGGATCCGAGGCGATTCGCGGTCACGGGATTCCCGAGGTGATGGACCGGATCCTCCACGCCGATTCCCGCATACCGGCAAAGCTCACCATCCTCAAGCCGCTCTCGGCCGCCATCGCGATCGGTACCGGAGGCCCGTTCGGCTCGGAAGGACCGATCATCGCCACCGGCGGTGCGCTCGGTTCGTTGCTCGGGCAAGTGCTCCGCGTGACAGCGGACGAACGGAAAATCCTGCTCGCCGCCGGAGCGGCCGCCGGGATGGCGGCCACCTTCGGGACCCCGGTGGCCGCGGTCCTCCTGGCGATCGAGCTGTTGCTGTTCGAGTTCCGGGCCCGGTCGATCATTCCCGTGGCGCTGGCCGCCTGCGCCGCGACCGCGGTCCGGCTGATCCTGCTTGGGAATGACCCACTCTATCCGATGCCGACGGTGATGGAGCCGAGCGGCGTCGCGCTCGCCTGCTATGCCATCCTCGGCCTGCTCATCGGGGCGGTATCGGTCGGGATCACGCGGTCGCTGTATGCGGTCGAGGATCTCTTCGAGCGCCTTCCGATTCACTGGATGTGGTGGCCGCTGCTCGGCGCCGTGGTGGTCGGCGTGGCCGGGTATCTCGATCCGCGGATACTGGGGGTCGGCCCCGAGAACATCATCAACTCGCTGGCGGCGCGGCTCACCATCACCGCGACGGCGGCGTTGTTGCTGCTCAAGTTCCTCGCCTGGGTGGCCTATCTCGGGAGCGGCACCTCGGGGGGAACCCTGGCACCGCTCTTCACCTTCGGGAGCGGCGTGGGTGCCATCGTCGGCATGCTGGCGGCCGCACATTTTCCCGAGCTCGGCGTTGCGCCGCCGGTGGCAGCCCTCGTGGGGATGGCGGCGATGTTCGCGGGTGCCTCGCGGGCACTGCTCGCGTCGGTGGTGTTTGCGTTCGAAGCGACACGGCAGCCGCTGGGGCTGTTGCCGCTGCTTGCGGGATGCACCACGGCGTACCTGATGTCGCGCGCGCTGATGAAGCACTCGATCATGACCGAGAAGCTGGCCCGCCGAGGCGTGCTGATTCAGGATGACTACGCCGTCGATTTCCTGGCGCGGATCCCGGTCGACGGGGCGATGACCCGGATCGTCGCGACGCTCGATGCCGACACACCGGTCGTGCTGGCGCGGGCGATCCCGGTGCACGGCGCAGGTGCCGGGCACCAGGGCTTTCCGGTGCTCGATGGCGAGGGCCACCTGGTCGGGGTCGTGACGATGCGCGACCTCCATCGTCCCGACGCACCGGAAACCGTCGGCCAGTTGATCCGGCGGCCGCCCCTGGTGGCGTATCCCGACCAGTCGCTCCGCGATGCAGCCGATGTGATGGTGCGCGAGGGGGTCGGCCGACTGCCGGTGGTCACCCGAACCGCGCCGAGGGAGTTGGTGGGGATCCTGTCGCGCAGCGACTTGTTGCGAGCGCATGCCCCGCGCCTGCAGGCGGCAGAACAGCGTCGGCAACTGGTGCGCCTGGATCGGTGGCGCCAGGTGGTGTTCCGGCGGCGCTAGCCCCGGGAGTCGGCTACTTTCCGACGATGCTCTCTCGCCGCTCCCTGACTCCCACCACACTCACCCTCTTCGCGGTGTTTGTCGTGTTGTCGGTGCTCGTGGTGCTGGAGCGGACGCTCCCGTTCGACGAGTCACTGCTCCGGTGGTTCGAGGCGCACCGGACTCCCGGCCGCACCGAGCTGATGCTCTTCTTCACCTTCATCGGCAATGGGCTGATCGAGGTGCCGCTGGCACTCATGGCGGCGTGGGCGCTCTGGCGGCTTGGGCGACCGCGCTGCGCCAAGCGCTACGTCTTCGCCGCGCTCTCGGCCGAAGTGGTGTACGCCATCGCCAAGCCGCTCTTTCATCGCGAGCGGCCGCGCATCATCGAGCGGCTCGCGGATGCCGGCTGGTACTCCTACCCGAGCGGCCACGCGATGCTGGCGCCGGTCATTTACGGCTTCGGCCTGCTCCTGCTGGCGAAGTCGGTGCGGCACGCTGGCGCACGCCGCGCGCTCCTTGCCGCCGCGTTCACCATCCCTCCGATGATTGCCCTCTCCCGCGTCTATCTGGGCGTCCATTACCCCAGCGACGTGGTCGGTGCGCTCTTCCTCGGCAACGCGTGGTTGCTGCTCTGGAGTGAGGTGCCGGAGGCATCGAGCAGCGACGCGACGTCGTCGCTCGCCTCGATCAGGTAGCCCATCCGCTCGGCCAGCTCGCGCGCCGCCTCCAGGTCGGTGGTGAACGATCCCGCGTCGACCCGTCCCGCCGACATCCGCAGCAGCCCGATGCGCAGCGTGTCGATCGCCGCGACGGATTCCTGCAGCCGGGCCGCCCACGCGCCCTCGGCCCCAGCCGCCACCTGCTGGCGCGCGTGTTCGGCCTCGCGCTCGAGGCGGTTCACGACCTGCGGCAGGTCGGCGAATGCACTGCGCACGCCATCGGGGAGCGCCATGAAGAGGGTTTCGGTGGCACTGCCGAGGGCCACCTCGGTGGGACGCCACTCGGCCCAGCCCGCGCGCGGCGCGCGGCGCAGCCCGATCCCGGAGAGCTTGGTCATCACGTTGCCGAACGGGCCGTTCCACATCCAGCGCCGTAGCCGCGCGAACGGATCGGTGGGCCGCACGCGGCGCCCCGGGAAGATCAGCCCGAAGAAGGAACCGGCGAGCACGCCCATGGTCGCGACGTTGAACATCCCGAAGGCGCCACCCGCTTCGTTGCTCGTGGTCGTGAAGAAGACGCCGTAGACCAGTGCGGCCATCGCTCCGGTGAAGGCGGCGTAGGTGCCGGCGCGCACCAGCTTCGGAATCCAGTGGATCGGGCGCGCCACCTCGTATCGCAACTCTTCCTCGCGTCGTGCCAGGGCCACGTCGAGGCCGTGGCGCAGCTCATCGAGTGTGACGCCGGCCTCCAGCGCGCGCCGCGTTTCGTGGATGCGCCAGACGCCATGGCCCACCCATGGGAAGAGCGTCGCCATCCCGCAGAGGATCATCAGCACCCGGGCGACGGCCGAAGCGGCGGGCAGTTCCGAGGTGATCACGTAGGCGAGCGTCCCGGCCCCGTAGAAGAAGATCGACCAGATGAGGTAGATCGCCTTGAGTTCGCGGCCGCGCTCGACCCAGACGCGCACTGGCACCGGCAGGTCCTGCGTGAGTGCGCGGGGCGGCTCGAGCGCTTCGGCCATTGCCTCGGCGGTGGGAAAGCGATCGTCGGGGCGCTTGGCGAGGGCACGGTCGATGGCAGCCGCGAGCGCGGGGCGGAGTTCGGGCACCACCGAGAGCAGTGGCGGCGCCGGTGATGTCAGCTGCTGCGCGATCAGCTCGGCGACCGTGCCAGTGAATGGCGGACGTCCCGAGAGGGCGTGGAAGCCCATTGCGCCGAGGGCGTAGAGGTCGCTCCGACCATCGACCGCCTCGCCGGCGGCCTGCTCCGGCGCGACATACTCCGGGGTGCCGACGATGCGGCCCGGCTCGTGGTCATCGTCGCGCAGGACGGCGATGCCGAAGTCGGTCACCATCGCGCGGGTGCCATCGGCGTCGAGGAGGATGTTGTCGGGCTTGATGTCGCGGTGCACCACGTCCTGGGCATGGGCGTAGGCCAGCGCGTAGGCGACATCGCGCAGGATCGGGCCGGCGACCGGCGGGGCGAGCCGCCCCTCGCGCCGGAGCCGCTCGCCGAGGGTCTCGCCCGCCACGTAGCGCATCGCGAAGAAGACGAACTCGCCCACCTCTTCGACGGCGTGGATCGGGACGATGTTCGGGTGCGCCAAGCGGGCGGCCAACCGGGCCTCGCGCAGGAAACGCGCGCGTCGCTCGGGGAGCGCGGCCTGTTCCGGTGGCAGCAGCTTCAGGGCGACGGGGCGGTCGAGCTGGACGTCGCGCGCCAGATAGACCACACCCATGCCGCCGCGGCCGAGTTCGCGTTCGAGGGAATAGCGGCCCGCCACGGCCGCCTGCAGGGCGAAGAAGAGGGCGTCAGGGGGAAGCATGGCGCGCTCTACGGCGTGGAGCCGACAATGGTGTCGCCGCGTGGCGCGATCGGGAGCGTCATCACGAAGCGCGCCCCGGGTGCGGCGTCCTCGACGTGCAACGTGCCCCCGTGGCGGGTCGCGATGAGTCGCGCGATGGCGAGGCCCAGCCCGGTCCCCGGGCGATCGGTCTCGAGCCGCGCAAAGCGCGAGAAGATCCGCTCGCGCGCCTCCACCGGCACGCCCTCGCCGTGGTCACGCACCGAGAGCATCGCCCGGCCCTCGTGCGGCGCGACCCCGAGTTCGATCAGGCCGGCACCGCCATGGAGCAGGGCGTTCTCGAGCAGGGCGACGATGGCCCGCTCAAGCAACGGGGCGTCGCCGAGCACCGACGTCGCCTCGAATGGGCCGAGGCGGACCTCGCGCCCTGCCGCGATCGGGAGGGCGCGAATCCGTCGCAGCGATTGCTCGGCGAAGTCATCGAGATAGAGCGGTGCCAGGGCCAACGGCCGATCGGCATCGCCGCGCGCCAGGAGCAGCAGGTCGGTGATCAGCTGTCCCATCCGACCCGCCTCGTCGGCCACGCGCTGCAGGGTCTCCCGCGCCCCCCCAACGTCCTCCGGCGCGGCGAGCGCGGCATCGGCCTCGCTGCGGACGATCGCCGCTGGTGTGCGCAGTTCGTGCGCGGCATCGGCAAGGAAGGCGCGTTGCATCTCGGCAAAGCCGCGCTCGCGCTCCAGCGCGGTCTCCAGCTGATCCAGCAGTCCATTGAAGGCGTCGGTCAGCTGGCGGACCTCGTCGTCGGCCTTCGGCGTGGCCAGTCGCGGCAATCGTGGATCGCCCCGCGACACCGCCTGGCCGGCCGTCTCTGCGGCGGTGGCCACCGCGTTCACCGGCTTGAGGGCGGGTCGGGAGAGGACCACCCCGATCCCCCCGCCGAGCAGGAGCAGCAGGGGGAGGCCGACCGCCAGACTCACGCGCAACACGCCGAGGCGGGCGCGAAATGAGGCGTTGGGCTGCCCGACCAGCAGGCGCACGCCGTCGGGCAATTGGACGGCGACCACCCGCATGTCGCGCCCGGCCGTGGTGATGTCGATTGGCGTCGTCGGGGTGGCGAAGGGGTCGATGTGCTCGAGATCCGGGGAGCCGGGGAGATGCTGCGAGACAGCGATCCGCCGGCCGGTGGCGTCGAAGGCCATCGTGGTGCGCTCGCCGAGCAACAATTCAGACACCACGTGCGAGACCGCCTCGTCGCGCGTCGAGTACTCTTCGCGGTCGATCGCATAGAGATCACTGGCGGCGTGGGCCACCTCGAGCAGTTCGCGATCAAAGTCCTCGCGGTACGCCCGTTCGAGCATCAGCGCGAAGACGGCGGCGCCGACACAGAGCGTCAGCGCGAGGCCGAAGGTGAAGGTGAGGGCGAGGCGCCACCGGAGCGGCGTGGTCACCCGACGCGCTCCGGGTCGAGGACGTACCCCGCCCCACGGACGGTGTGCAGCAGCGGACGATCGCCATCGCCATCGACCTTCCGGCGGAGCCGTGCGACGTAGACATCGATGATGTTCGAGAACGGGTCGTAGTTCTCGTCCCAGACCTTTGCCGCGATCCGGGCGCGGGAACAGACCTCGCCCGGATGCCTCGCGAGGAAGGCCAGCAGGGCAAACTCGGTCGTGGTGAGCTCGAGTGGACGATCCCCGCGCGCACCAGACTGCGTGGCCGGGTCGAGCCGGAGCGTGTCGATGGTGAGGAGGTCGGGGCGCACCGCCACCGCGCGGCGCCCCACGGCGCGAAGCCGCGCCAGCAATTCCTCCAGCGCGAACGGCTTGACCAGGTAATCATCGGCCCCGCTGTCGAGCCCCGCGATGCGGTCGTCGAGGGCGTCGCGCGCCGTGAGAATCAGCACCGGAGTGGGATCGCCCTGGGCGCGCAGTTCCTGCACCAGGGCGAGTCCCGGCCCATCGGGGAGGCCCAGGTCGAGCACGATCGCATCGTAGGGGTCAAGCCCGAGTTTGCGGCGCGCCTCGGCCAGGCTCCCCGCCACATCCACGGCATGGGCGTGGCCGCGCAGACCACGGGCCGTGGCATCGGCCAGCCGGCGCTCATCTTCGACCAGAAGGACTCGCATCCTGAATTAATAGCGCCCTGCGGCATTCATCGGGGATTCATCTCCGTGGCCTAGCTTTGTCCCCCGTACTCACGGAGGAGTCACTCGTGCTGGTCCTTTTGCTCCCGATGCTGTGGCAGGACACCACCCGCCTCGACGCCAGTACGGCGCTTGCGCGGGCGCTCGAGCGGGCGCCGGTGGTTGCCGCCGTCGACGCCCGTACGCGTGCGGCCGACGCCATGCGCCGAGATGCGGCACGGCTGCGCAATCCGCAGCTGGGGATCTCGGCCGAGAACCTCGGGATGCAGCGGCAGGTCACCGGCAAGGATGGGCTCGCGGGGACCGAGGGGCAGATCACCCTCCAGACCGTACTGCCGCTCGGTGGTGATCTCGGCGCGGCCCGACGTGCCGGTGCCGCCCACCTGGCCGTGGCCCAGTCCGACGGTGCCGCAACGTTGGCCGGCCTCAGCGGACAGCTGCTGGCCGCCATGGCTGCGCACGATGTCGGGCACCAATTGCTCAGCGAAGCGACGGCCGAGTCGGCAGCGCTCGACCGCTTCGCGACCTCACTCACGGCGCGGGTCGCGGACGGCCGATCGCCCGCGGGAGAAGGGGCGCGCGTGCGCACCGAGGCGGTGATGGTGGCGTCGCAGCTCGCGCGTCGCCGGGCCGATCTGGCCGCTGCCGATGCCCAGCTCGCCGTGGCCCTCGGCCTCGCGCCGGAGACGCCCCTGCGGATCAGCCTGCCGGCGAGTTGTACCGCGCCATCGCCAAACGGTGTCGCCGTCGACGCGCAGCGCGCGGTGGCCCGGCGCACGCTCGCCGAGGCGCTCGCCGACCAGGCGGCCGCCCGCCGGGTGCCTGACCTGATCCCGCAAGTCGGCTTCCGGCGCACGGCCGGCTTCAGTGGGGTACTGGTGGGACTCGCCTTCGATCTGCCGCTCTTCTCCTCCGGCAGCGCGTCGCTCGCGTCGGCCCGCGCCGAGGTCGATGCAGCGGCCGCCGAGGTCGCGCTCGCGACGCAGGAGTCCGCCGCCGCGATCGCCTCCGCGCGGCGCACCTTGCAGGAGCTCGACGCGGCCGGGGTGCGCTACGCGGCCGGCTGGGACGCAGACCTTTCGCAGGCCGTGACGGCCGCCGAGGCGCGCTGGCGCGAGGGGCAGGGAACGCTCGCAGAACTCTTTGATGCCCGGCGCGCGCGACTCGCGGCGCTGGAAGAACACGCCACCTGGCGCGGACGCCGGGTCGCCGCTCGCCTTGCCCTCGCCCGTGCACTCGGTCAGCCGTTGACCGCTGCCCTGCTGCTCGAAGACTGCCCTGGAGCGCCCCGATGATCCGACGCCACCTGCCGTTCGTCCTGTTGATCGCCGCCGCCTGCGGCAAGGGCCCCGAGGCCGAGGCGCCAGCGCGGGCCCTCCCCGCGGGGACGGTGGAATACACGCCGGCGCAGATGGCGCAGGCCAAGCTGGGCTTCGACACCGTGCGCATCGCGTCGACGACGATTCCGATCGCGTTGCCGGGGACGCTCGATACCCCCGATCCGGAAACGGCGCATGTCGGCTCGATCGTCTCCGGCCGCATCGATCAGGTGATGGTGCTGCCAGGCGACCGGGTGCGCGCCGGGCAACCGCTGGTGAAGATTCACTCGCACGAGTTGGCCACCGCGCGCCGCGACCTCGAATCGGCCGAGGCCGCCTCCGCAGCGGCGAAGGCCGCACTCGATCGCTCCACCCGCCTGCTGGCGGCTGGCGCCGTCGCGCGGGAGGAAGTGGAACAGCGCAATGCCGTGTATCGCGCGGCCGAAGGTGAGCGGCAGCGTGCCGCCGAGCTGGTGTCGCATCTGCGCCCCGATGGCGACGAGGTCGTGATTGTCGCGCCGCGCGCCGGTGTGGTCTTCACGGTCGATGCCAAGCTCGGCGAGGCCGTGCTCGAGGGAGCGTCACTGGTGGAGCTCGGCGATGACGCGGCCCTCTGGGTCACCGCCTGGGTGCCCGAGGCGTCGCTCGGGTTGGTCAGCACGGCCAAGCAGGTGCGCGTCACCCTCGCCGCCTTCCCGGGCGACACCCTGCCCGGGCGCGTGGTGCGCACCGGCGGCCGTCTCGATGCCGCCCGCCGCGCCGTCGATATCCGCGTGGCCTTGGAGCGTCGCCCGGCCGGGCTTCGGCCGGGGATGTTCGCCCTGGTGCACATCGCCGGCGGACAGCGCGTCGAGCGCGCCATTCTCCCGGCCGAAGCGGTGCAACGCGTCGGCGATGGCGTCGAGGTGTATGTCGTCGATGCGCCGAATCGGTTCCGTCGCTTTCCGGTGACCGATGCGGTGCTGCTCGGGGACGGCCGCGTCGCGGTGCTCGGGTTGAAGCCCGGCATGGTGGTGGTCGGGCGCGGCGCCTACTTCGTGCGGTCGTCCCTCGACGCCGAGGCGCCCGAATGATGATCGAGCGCCTGATCGACGTCGCCGTGCACAAGCGGGGCATCGTCCTCGGCGCGGTGGCCGTGCTGCTCAGCATCGGCGTCTGGGCGTTCGCCACGATTCCGTTCGAGGCGTTTCCCGACCTGACCGCCAACAGCGTCAGCATCATCACCGAGGCGCCGGGCCTCGCGCCGCAGGAAGTCGAGCAGCTGGTCACCTTCCCGATCGAGCGCGCCCTCCTCGGGCTGCCCGATGCCGAGGTGGTGCGCTCCACCACGAAGTTCGGCCTCTCGATCACGCAGGTCGTGTTCGACGACGGCGTCGACTCCTGGTTCGCGCGGCAGGTCGTCTCGCAACGGCTCGGCGATGTCGCGGCGCTGCTGCCCCCCGATGTCACGCCGCAACTCGGTCCGCCGTCGACGGCGATGGGCGAGGTCTTCCAGTACGTCCTCACGGCCAGCACGCCGGAGTGGGACCCGACCTCGCTCAAGACGCTCCAGGACTACACCATCGCGCCGCAGCTGCGGACGGTGCCGGGCGTGGCCGAGGTCAATTCGTGGGGCGGGCTCACCGAACGGATCGAGATCGTCGCCGATCCCGCCCGGCTGGCGACCGCCGGCCTCACGCTCGGCGACATCGAGCGCGCGGTGGCACGGGAGAATCTCAACTTCGGTGGCGCCTCGATCGAGTCACGCCAGGAGCGCTTCGTGGTGCGCGGCCTCGGCCGCTTCACCCGGCCGGAACAGATCGCCGACATTCCGGTGACCGTGGCGGGGCAGACGCCGGTGCGCCTGGGCGATGTCGCCGAAGTGGTGCGCGGGGCGTTGCCGCGCGAGGGCGCCGTCAGCGCCGATGGCCGCGGCGAGGTCGTCTCGGGGATGGTCATCATGCGGAAGGGGGAGAATGCCCAGCGCGTGATGGCGGGCATCGCCGAGCGGATCCGTGCCGTGGAGGCGACGCTGCCCGCGGGCGTCGCGCTGGTGCCGTTCTACGATCAGACCGAACTCGTGAAGCGGACCACCCACACTGTCGAGAAGAACCTCCTCCTGGGCGGCGCGCTGGTCGTGGCGGTGCTCTGGCTCTTCCTCCGCAACACCGCCGCCGCGCTGATCG
It encodes the following:
- a CDS encoding TolC family protein; amino-acid sequence: MLVLLLPMLWQDTTRLDASTALARALERAPVVAAVDARTRAADAMRRDAARLRNPQLGISAENLGMQRQVTGKDGLAGTEGQITLQTVLPLGGDLGAARRAGAAHLAVAQSDGAATLAGLSGQLLAAMAAHDVGHQLLSEATAESAALDRFATSLTARVADGRSPAGEGARVRTEAVMVASQLARRRADLAAADAQLAVALGLAPETPLRISLPASCTAPSPNGVAVDAQRAVARRTLAEALADQAAARRVPDLIPQVGFRRTAGFSGVLVGLAFDLPLFSSGSASLASARAEVDAAAAEVALATQESAAAIASARRTLQELDAAGVRYAAGWDADLSQAVTAAEARWREGQGTLAELFDARRARLAALEEHATWRGRRVAARLALARALGQPLTAALLLEDCPGAPR
- a CDS encoding HAMP domain-containing histidine kinase, which produces MTTPLRWRLALTFTFGLALTLCVGAAVFALMLERAYREDFDRELLEVAHAASDLYAIDREEYSTRDEAVSHVVSELLLGERTTMAFDATGRRIAVSQHLPGSPDLEHIDPFATPTTPIDITTAGRDMRVVAVQLPDGVRLLVGQPNASFRARLGVLRVSLAVGLPLLLLLGGGIGVVLSRPALKPVNAVATAAETAGQAVSRGDPRLPRLATPKADDEVRQLTDAFNGLLDQLETALERERGFAEMQRAFLADAAHELRTPAAIVRSEADAALAAPEDVGGARETLQRVADEAGRMGQLITDLLLLARGDADRPLALAPLYLDDFAEQSLRRIRALPIAAGREVRLGPFEATSVLGDAPLLERAIVALLENALLHGGAGLIELGVAPHEGRAMLSVRDHGEGVPVEARERIFSRFARLETDRPGTGLGLAIARLIATRHGGTLHVEDAAPGARFVMTLPIAPRGDTIVGSTP
- a CDS encoding efflux RND transporter periplasmic adaptor subunit, with amino-acid sequence MIRRHLPFVLLIAAACGKGPEAEAPARALPAGTVEYTPAQMAQAKLGFDTVRIASTTIPIALPGTLDTPDPETAHVGSIVSGRIDQVMVLPGDRVRAGQPLVKIHSHELATARRDLESAEAASAAAKAALDRSTRLLAAGAVAREEVEQRNAVYRAAEGERQRAAELVSHLRPDGDEVVIVAPRAGVVFTVDAKLGEAVLEGASLVELGDDAALWVTAWVPEASLGLVSTAKQVRVTLAAFPGDTLPGRVVRTGGRLDAARRAVDIRVALERRPAGLRPGMFALVHIAGGQRVERAILPAEAVQRVGDGVEVYVVDAPNRFRRFPVTDAVLLGDGRVAVLGLKPGMVVVGRGAYFVRSSLDAEAPE
- a CDS encoding serine/threonine protein kinase, with the protein product MLPPDALFFALQAAVAGRYSLERELGRGGMGVVYLARDVQLDRPVALKLLPPEQAALPERRARFLREARLAARLAHPNIVPIHAVEEVGEFVFFAMRYVAGETLGERLRREGRLAPPVAGPILRDVAYALAYAHAQDVVHRDIKPDNILLDADGTRAMVTDFGIAVLRDDDHEPGRIVGTPEYVAPEQAAGEAVDGRSDLYALGAMGFHALSGRPPFTGTVAELIAQQLTSPAPPLLSVVPELRPALAAAIDRALAKRPDDRFPTAEAMAEALEPPRALTQDLPVPVRVWVERGRELKAIYLIWSIFFYGAGTLAYVITSELPAASAVARVLMILCGMATLFPWVGHGVWRIHETRRALEAGVTLDELRHGLDVALARREEELRYEVARPIHWIPKLVRAGTYAAFTGAMAALVYGVFFTTTSNEAGGAFGMFNVATMGVLAGSFFGLIFPGRRVRPTDPFARLRRWMWNGPFGNVMTKLSGIGLRRAPRAGWAEWRPTEVALGSATETLFMALPDGVRSAFADLPQVVNRLEREAEHARQQVAAGAEGAWAARLQESVAAIDTLRIGLLRMSAGRVDAGSFTTDLEAARELAERMGYLIEASDDVASLLDASGTSLQSSNHALPRKSAPTTSLG
- a CDS encoding chloride channel protein; amino-acid sequence: MTALGSTERREDGRTARIAALAVVVGVTGGLVAALLISLIRLITHLAFEGRASLAPADPSQHHLGAVVILIPIIGAALVSVMARWGSEAIRGHGIPEVMDRILHADSRIPAKLTILKPLSAAIAIGTGGPFGSEGPIIATGGALGSLLGQVLRVTADERKILLAAGAAAGMAATFGTPVAAVLLAIELLLFEFRARSIIPVALAACAATAVRLILLGNDPLYPMPTVMEPSGVALACYAILGLLIGAVSVGITRSLYAVEDLFERLPIHWMWWPLLGAVVVGVAGYLDPRILGVGPENIINSLAARLTITATAALLLLKFLAWVAYLGSGTSGGTLAPLFTFGSGVGAIVGMLAAAHFPELGVAPPVAALVGMAAMFAGASRALLASVVFAFEATRQPLGLLPLLAGCTTAYLMSRALMKHSIMTEKLARRGVLIQDDYAVDFLARIPVDGAMTRIVATLDADTPVVLARAIPVHGAGAGHQGFPVLDGEGHLVGVVTMRDLHRPDAPETVGQLIRRPPLVAYPDQSLRDAADVMVREGVGRLPVVTRTAPRELVGILSRSDLLRAHAPRLQAAEQRRQLVRLDRWRQVVFRRR
- a CDS encoding phosphatase PAP2 family protein is translated as MLSRRSLTPTTLTLFAVFVVLSVLVVLERTLPFDESLLRWFEAHRTPGRTELMLFFTFIGNGLIEVPLALMAAWALWRLGRPRCAKRYVFAALSAEVVYAIAKPLFHRERPRIIERLADAGWYSYPSGHAMLAPVIYGFGLLLLAKSVRHAGARRALLAAAFTIPPMIALSRVYLGVHYPSDVVGALFLGNAWLLLWSEVPEASSSDATSSLASIR
- a CDS encoding response regulator transcription factor; this translates as MRVLLVEDERRLADATARGLRGHAHAVDVAGSLAEARRKLGLDPYDAIVLDLGLPDGPGLALVQELRAQGDPTPVLILTARDALDDRIAGLDSGADDYLVKPFALEELLARLRAVGRRAVAVRPDLLTIDTLRLDPATQSGARGDRPLELTTTEFALLAFLARHPGEVCSRARIAAKVWDENYDPFSNIIDVYVARLRRKVDGDGDRPLLHTVRGAGYVLDPERVG
- a CDS encoding MarR family transcriptional regulator, producing the protein MQTTSRADALRLVRALVTVLDRSAREVEATTGITNAQLFVLRRLAAGGNPSVNELAERLHARQNTVSALLKRLVAAGLVMRARAADDGRRAVLSLTPAGRRLVRRAPPAPLEQLLGALEGMSATEVRALSRGLAPLVQRLGLAPESAPVLFEDR